GGGGCCTGCCTGGGCAGAAAAAGCGGTCTTTTATAATGTTGTGCCGCCCTGTTGCCGCGCATGTTAGCAAAATTTTCCCGCCCGCGTCCAATTCGACGATGGTGTGAAAGGGCGTGTCAGGTGAATTTTTTGTGCATCGCACTGCCAATGCATTGGAGACCCGGCAAAAACGGGCGGAAACAGCGCCGCCTACGGGGAATTGGCGTGTTTTGCGGCCGGATAATGTGAATAATTATCCGAAATTGAAACTAATGTAGGAATTTTTCAGGTTTTAACTTTATATTGCCGGTCAAATCTCCGGGGAAGATTATAACGGGCCAGGGGTCGGATGCGTCGTGCCTTTTTTGCCTGCATTTCAGTCGGGTTGATACCGCTTGTCATACTTGCTGCGGTAACGGCACTGGTATTTGGCGACAAGGCCGGTGTTTTACCCGATGGTCTTGTGGGTTTTATGCAGTTTCGCCCGTTTATGATGGCGATATTGGGCATCGTGCTGGGCGGCTGGTTTAGCCGGGGCCGCGTTGTTTATGCGATGCTGGTGCTGGCATTTTGCTACTGGTTTTTTATCGGTGCGCCGGTTGTTCTTTCCCCTGAAGGTGTGCGTTTCCTGCGGCTGGCAACTTTGTATGTGGTGCCGGTCAATCTGCTTTTGCTGTCTTTCATGTCGGAACGCGGGGTGTTTCGCAAACGGGGCATTGCCCGGCTGCTGTTTCTGGCATTGCAGTTTTTCGCCCTGATCCTGTTTGCCACCCGGCCAGACCTTGCCAATGCGCTTTATGCCCTTTTGAACACCCGTTTTATCGAGCTTGACGGCGTTGCCAATACCATCCCGCAACTGGCGTTTCTGGTATCTGTGCCGGTTGTCCTTGTGCTGCTGGCAAAGGGGCGGTCGCTGGAATTTGCCTTTGCCTGCACATTGCCGGCGGTTTTTGCCGCCGAACTGGTTGAAACCCGGTATATCCCGTTTGGTTATCTGGCGGCGATGGGCGTGGTTTTGGGCGGTGTGGTGCAGGAAGCATGGCGCATGGCCTTTGTCGATGATCTGACAGGCCTGGCAGGGCGACGCGCCCTTGGCCATGCCCTGATGGAGCTTAGCGGGCAATATTGTATTGCCATGCTGGATGTGGACCATTTCAA
The window above is part of the Thalassospira marina genome. Proteins encoded here:
- a CDS encoding GGDEF domain-containing protein, which produces MRRAFFACISVGLIPLVILAAVTALVFGDKAGVLPDGLVGFMQFRPFMMAILGIVLGGWFSRGRVVYAMLVLAFCYWFFIGAPVVLSPEGVRFLRLATLYVVPVNLLLLSFMSERGVFRKRGIARLLFLALQFFALILFATRPDLANALYALLNTRFIELDGVANTIPQLAFLVSVPVVLVLLAKGRSLEFAFACTLPAVFAAELVETRYIPFGYLAAMGVVLGGVVQEAWRMAFVDDLTGLAGRRALGHALMELSGQYCIAMLDVDHFKKFNDSHGHDVGDIVLRKVARELSHVGGGGKAFRYGGEEFSILFSGRDMAKVYETLENLRKKIANSKITLPESTRQVGITVSIGLAQRPESETDPWAVLKEADGRLFCAKEAGRNRIFAG